From a single Epinephelus fuscoguttatus linkage group LG18, E.fuscoguttatus.final_Chr_v1 genomic region:
- the morn3 gene encoding MORN repeat-containing protein 3, whose amino-acid sequence MPYFKTSKKNLPLSTLLDIKSQKSGPRCTVFSVNGNEYTGEWLDNKKHGEGIQVWKKSGAIYDGEWKFGKRDGHGTYGVLLPESKEYVKKYRGEWKNGKKHGYGTYFYSSAVYEGEWSEDHRSGWGRMYYENGDIYQGEWMKDKNHGHGCILFANGNWYEGSWRDGKKNGNGKFYYFDKGQLYEGFWVDGVAKCGTLSDFGRNEAPTPTKYLIPQLHLVDMQSVLREAQSTYLERMDSKFSVHDTLTDSE is encoded by the exons ATGCCATATTTcaaaacatctaaaaaaaatctgccattGTCAACATTGCTGGATATTAAGTCACAGAAATCTGGGCCAAGGTGCACAGTTTTCTCCGTCAATGGAAATGAATACACTGGGGAGTGGCTGGACAACAAGAAACACG GGGAGGGAATTCAGGTGTGGAAGAAATCTGGTGCTATTTATGATGGAGAGTGGAAATTTGGAAAACGTGATGGACATGGTACCTATGGTGTGCTGCTCCCAGAATCAAAGGAGTATGTGAAGAAGTACCGTGGTGAATGGAAAAATGGAAAGAAACAT GGGTATGGGACTTACTTCTATAGCTCTGCAGTTTATGAAGGGGAGTGGAGTGAGGACCATCGGAGTGGCTGGGGAAGAATGTATTATGAGAATGGAGATATTTACCAGGGAGAGTGGATGAAGGATAAGAACCACGGACATGGCTGCATCCTATTTG CAAATGGAAATTGGTATGAAGGCTCTTGGCGAGATGGCAAGAAGAACGGTAATGGCAAGTTCTACTATTTTGACAAAGGCCAACTTTATGAAGGCTTTTGGGTGGATGGAGTAGCAAAGTGTGGGACCCTGTCTGATTTTGGGAGGAATGAAGCACCAACACCGACGAAGTATCTAATTCCACAG cTACACCTGGTGGATATGCAGTCGGTTTTAAGGGAAGCCCAGTCAACCTACCTTGAGAGGATGGACAGCAAGTTTTCAGTCCatgacacactcacagacagtgaataa
- the orai1b gene encoding calcium release-activated calcium channel protein 1, translated as MSLNEHSLQALSWRKLYLSRAKLKASSRTSALLSGFAMVAMVEVQLDNSYPYPPALLIAFSACTTVLVAVHLFALMVSTCILPNIEAVSNVHNLNSVKESPHERMHRHIELAWAFSTVIGTLLFLAEVVLLCWVKFLPVKPKSSNNTVSAGVAAAITSTSIMVPFGLVFIVFAVHFYRSLVSHKTDRQFQELEELSNLTRLQNELDNRGESSILQSPSSHFP; from the exons ATGAGTCTGAACGAGCACTCGCTGCAAGCACTGTCCTGGAGGAAGCTGTACCTGAGCCGGGCTAAACTGAAGGCTTCCAGCCGGACATCTGCTCTGCTTTCTGGATTTGCTATG GTGGCCATGGTAGAAGTGCAGCTGGATAACAGCTACCCATACCCGCCTGCTCTCCTTATTGCCTTCAGTGCCTGCACCACTGTGCTCGTGGCTGTCCACCTGTTCGCTCTGATGGTCAGCACCTGCATTCTGCCCAATATAGAAGCAGTGAGCAATGTCCACAACCTCAACTCTGTGAAAGAGTCTCCACATGAGCGAATGCACCGACACATTGAACTGGCATGGGCTTTTTCCACAGTTATCGGCACTTTACTCTTCCTAGCTGAGGTGGTTTTACTCTGCTGGGTCAAATTTTTGCCTGTCAAGCCCAAATCCAGCAATAATACAGTGTCAGCTGGTGTGGCTGCTGCTATAACCTCCACGTCTATTATGGTCCCCTTTGGTTTAGTCTTCATAGTCTTTGCTGTGCATTTCTACCGCTCCTTGGTCAGCCACAAGACTGACAGACAGTTCCAGGAGCTCGAGGAGCTCTCTAATCTCACCAGGCTACAAAACGAGCTGGACAACAGAGGGGAGTCTTCCATCTTGCAGTCTCCAAGCTCACATTTCCCATAG